TGTTTAACGCCTTGCGGCAGGCACCCAACCTGGTGGTAGTCGGTGAAATTCGCTCGCCTGGTGTTATGCGACATACCGTTGAGTTTGTTGAAACCGGGCATTTATGCATTGCAACAATGCACGCCAATAACACCTATCAGGCTCTGGAACGCATCATCCACTTTTTTCCGCCGGAGCAGCATTCTGAAATTCTTATGGATCTGTCACTCAGCCTGAAAATGGTTGTGGGACAACAACTGGTCGAAGGCAAACAGGAAGGTTCGGTAGTACCAGTGCATGAAATTCTGATCAATACCCCGCGGGTCGCCGATCTGATCAAGGGCGGTAGTATCGACGAACTGAATGAAACCGTTACAAAAGGAAAAAGCCTGGGTATGCAGACCTTTGACCAGGCTCTCTACGATCTGGTCAAAGCTGGAAAGATCACTCAGGAACGCGCCCTGCTGCACGCAACATCACCGAATAACCTGCGTCTGATGTTGAAAATGGATGAGCAGCCCTCCACCAACCTCGGCTCAGGCGATAACCTGAGCCTGATGGGAGGCGATTGATCTCCATTTAAAAAACGACTAACGATCGGCAAACTGCAAATCTGCCAACCTGCGATAAAGCCCCGAGCTTTCCAGCAGCTCTTCATGGGTACCTACTGCAACCACCCGCCCTTTATCCATCACAGCAATGCGATCCACATGAGTAATGGTTGCCA
Above is a window of Endozoicomonas montiporae CL-33 DNA encoding:
- a CDS encoding ATPase, T2SS/T4P/T4SS family, translated to MVYCLDSGVHHIRRLSSYIPTPEELSIPPQVAETVLQERGLILITGAAGAGKSTSMASLVDHRNQNSKGHIITIEDPVEYIHDHKNCIVTQRDVGLDTESYEAGLFNALRQAPNLVVVGEIRSPGVMRHTVEFVETGHLCIATMHANNTYQALERIIHFFPPEQHSEILMDLSLSLKMVVGQQLVEGKQEGSVVPVHEILINTPRVADLIKGGSIDELNETVTKGKSLGMQTFDQALYDLVKAGKITQERALLHATSPNNLRLMLKMDEQPSTNLGSGDNLSLMGGD